In the Marinobacter sp. Arc7-DN-1 genome, CGATGTCATGTTCCGGAAGCCGCTGACCATTTCGCCGGAGATGGCGGTTGTGGATCTCGCCCAGAACCTCGGTGCCGGCAAGCCAAAGGTGTATCCTGTCGTGGATCACGGCAAACTGATCGGCATTGTGACGCGCAGTGCCATCCTGGCAGAACTGGCGCGTACCGGTTTCGGGCTTGAGCTGCCCAAATACGCCAGCGCGGAGGACTGATCCACATCCCTCTCAAAGATCGAGGACACTATGGAACTCTTATCCACGAACGTCAGTTTCGAAGGAGAGCATCGCCGTTACCGGCATACCTCCGCTACCCTCGAATGCAACATGGAATTTGCGGTGTATCTGCCGCCAGCGGCGATGGGCCTGAACCCGAAAAAAGTGCCGGTTCTGTACTGGCTCTCCGGGCTGACCTGCACCGACCAGAACTTCATGCAGAAAGCCGGCGCCCAGAAACGGGCCGCGAAACTGGGCATGGCGATCGTGTGCCCCGATACCAGTCCCCGCGGACTGAACCTGCCCGGCGAAGACGACAGTTACGACTTTGGCTCAGGCGCCGGGTTCTACATCAACGCCACCCAGCAACCCTGGGCACCCCATTACCGGATGTACGACTACGTAGTTAAGGAATTGCCGCAGTTGATCGAGAGCGAGTTGCCGGTAACGGACAACCGGGCGATCAGTGGCCATTCCATGGGAGGTCACGGCGCGTTGGTCTGTGCCCTGAAAAACCCGGGCCGCTATGCGTCGGTGTCGGCCTTCGCGCCCGTCGCCAACCCGACCGAATGCCCCTGGGGGCGGAAAGCCTTCACAGGGTACCTCGGTGACAATACCCGCAACTGGGAAGAGTGGGATGCGACCCTGCTGATCCCGACGGCCCGGGAGCGCCTGCCGTTACTGGTGGATCAGGGCACTGCGGACGAGTTCCTCGATAGTCAGCTTAACCCTGATGCCCTGGCTGATGCCTGTGAGAAGTTTCACCATCACATCAATTTGCGTATGCATCGGGGTTACGACCACAGTTACTTTTTTATTGCCTCGTTTATTGATGATCACCTGGACCATCATGCCGACGCGCTGGGATTATGAATTCAGTCCCCAGACCAGGCCGAAGTCTATGGATGGCATGATTTCGGGCTCCTCAAGAGCCCGGACGTT is a window encoding:
- the fghA gene encoding S-formylglutathione hydrolase, which encodes MELLSTNVSFEGEHRRYRHTSATLECNMEFAVYLPPAAMGLNPKKVPVLYWLSGLTCTDQNFMQKAGAQKRAAKLGMAIVCPDTSPRGLNLPGEDDSYDFGSGAGFYINATQQPWAPHYRMYDYVVKELPQLIESELPVTDNRAISGHSMGGHGALVCALKNPGRYASVSAFAPVANPTECPWGRKAFTGYLGDNTRNWEEWDATLLIPTARERLPLLVDQGTADEFLDSQLNPDALADACEKFHHHINLRMHRGYDHSYFFIASFIDDHLDHHADALGL